A stretch of Synechococcus sp. MIT S9220 DNA encodes these proteins:
- the ppk1 gene encoding polyphosphate kinase 1, protein MSDNALSTDLYINRELSWIAFNERVLIQALDQRTPLLEQAKFSAIFSNNLDEFFMVRVASLKAQVEAGIDKRSEDGRTPLEQLQAIREHLAPLLKRQQEHYRSQLRSELHNHGAHLLDYEQLNERQRLWVDNYFQTAIFPVLTPLAVDPAHPFPFVSNLSLNVAALIDDPDTGQRLLARVKVPQTILPRFVAIPTDLAAEQSEAVHTAVPLEQVVAFNLGLLFPGMSIEGHYFFRVTRDADLELRDLEADDLMIAIEQGLRKRRMGGEVVRLEVAEGMPQDVVEMLMDGMSVEEADLYRVDGPLGLDDLFGLMGIPLANLKNESHSGQTPSVLRRAQRNMLEDGSIKEEEFESIFSVVRRRDVLLHHPYDLFSTSVEEFINQAADDPLVMGIKMTLYRTSKDSPIIAALIRAAENGKQVMALVELKARFDEDNNIQWAKHLESSGVHVVYGVLGLKTHTKIVLVVRKEKERLRSYVHIGTGNYNSKTSRLYTDLGLLSARPELGQDLVELFNYLTGFSKQQEFRKLLVAPVSLRKGMEHLIRREIEHAQHDRGGHIRAKMNSLVDPGIIALLYEASQAGVKIELIVRGMCCLYPGREGVSDNISVVSIIGRFLEHSRLFWFANHNEPEVYIGSADWMPRNLDRRVEAVTPIEEPALREQLERLMQIYLDDNRGSFDMQTDGSFSQRHPKGEERNSQLSLIETWRKGLVAKN, encoded by the coding sequence ATGAGTGACAACGCTCTCTCCACCGACCTCTACATCAACCGAGAGCTCAGCTGGATCGCCTTCAATGAGCGCGTGCTGATTCAGGCCCTGGATCAACGCACCCCGTTGCTGGAGCAGGCCAAATTCAGTGCCATCTTCAGCAACAATCTCGACGAATTTTTCATGGTGAGGGTGGCCTCCCTCAAGGCCCAGGTGGAAGCGGGCATTGATAAGCGCAGCGAGGACGGACGCACGCCACTGGAACAGCTGCAGGCGATACGGGAACATCTCGCACCCCTACTGAAACGGCAGCAGGAGCACTACCGCAGCCAGCTCAGATCCGAACTGCACAACCACGGCGCCCATCTGCTCGATTACGAACAGCTCAACGAACGCCAACGACTCTGGGTTGATAACTACTTCCAGACGGCGATTTTTCCAGTGCTAACGCCGCTGGCAGTGGATCCGGCTCATCCCTTTCCCTTCGTGAGCAATCTCAGCCTGAATGTGGCGGCTCTGATTGACGATCCGGACACCGGTCAGCGGCTGCTGGCCCGCGTGAAGGTGCCTCAGACGATCTTGCCTCGATTCGTTGCCATACCCACCGACCTCGCAGCTGAACAATCTGAGGCAGTTCACACGGCCGTTCCCCTGGAACAGGTGGTGGCCTTCAACCTCGGCCTTCTCTTTCCAGGCATGAGCATCGAGGGGCACTACTTCTTCCGCGTCACCCGGGATGCGGATCTGGAACTGCGCGACCTGGAAGCTGATGATCTGATGATCGCCATTGAGCAGGGCCTGCGCAAACGCCGCATGGGAGGCGAAGTGGTGCGGCTCGAAGTCGCCGAGGGAATGCCACAGGACGTTGTCGAGATGCTGATGGATGGCATGTCCGTTGAGGAAGCCGATCTCTACAGGGTTGACGGTCCTCTGGGCCTCGACGATCTGTTCGGTCTGATGGGAATCCCATTGGCGAATCTCAAGAACGAGTCCCACTCGGGCCAGACACCCTCGGTACTGCGTCGTGCCCAGCGCAACATGCTCGAAGACGGCTCCATCAAAGAGGAGGAATTTGAAAGCATTTTTTCGGTGGTCCGCCGCCGCGATGTGCTTCTGCATCACCCCTACGACCTCTTCTCCACATCCGTGGAGGAATTCATCAACCAGGCCGCCGACGATCCTCTGGTGATGGGGATCAAGATGACCCTCTATCGCACCTCAAAGGATTCACCGATCATCGCCGCGTTGATTCGTGCTGCGGAAAACGGCAAGCAGGTGATGGCGCTGGTGGAACTCAAAGCACGCTTCGATGAAGACAACAACATCCAGTGGGCCAAACACCTGGAAAGCTCAGGAGTGCATGTCGTCTATGGAGTTCTGGGCCTAAAAACCCACACCAAGATCGTGCTGGTTGTGCGCAAGGAAAAGGAACGTCTCCGCAGTTATGTCCATATCGGCACCGGTAACTACAACTCGAAGACATCACGCCTCTACACCGATCTTGGCCTGCTTTCGGCACGACCCGAACTCGGCCAGGATCTGGTGGAATTGTTCAATTACCTCACCGGCTTCTCTAAACAGCAGGAGTTCCGCAAGTTGCTGGTTGCACCGGTATCACTGCGTAAAGGCATGGAACATCTGATTCGCCGTGAGATTGAACATGCTCAGCACGACCGCGGCGGCCATATCCGAGCCAAGATGAATTCACTGGTGGATCCAGGCATCATCGCCCTGCTCTACGAAGCCTCCCAGGCAGGCGTGAAGATCGAACTGATTGTGCGCGGCATGTGCTGCCTGTACCCAGGTCGCGAGGGCGTGAGCGACAACATCAGCGTGGTGAGCATCATCGGTCGCTTTCTTGAACACTCACGCCTGTTCTGGTTCGCCAATCACAACGAACCGGAGGTTTACATCGGCAGCGCTGATTGGATGCCAAGAAATCTGGACAGACGCGTTGAAGCTGTGACACCCATTGAAGAACCAGCGCTTCGAGAGCAACTGGAACGCTTGATGCAGATCTATCTCGATGACAACCGTGGATCATTCGATATGCAGACCGATGGTTCCTTCAGTCAGCGCCATCCAAAGGGCGAAGAGCGTAATTCGCAGTTGAGCCTGATTGAAACCTGGAGAAAAGGGCTGGTCGCGAAAAATTGA
- a CDS encoding 3-deoxy-7-phosphoheptulonate synthase, with protein MTTTHDLHVVDTLPLVSPALLHGDFPADAKATETVATARQRIQAILQGEDHRLLVIVGPCSVHDVDAALDYARRLAPLRSRYAGELEVVMRVYFEKPRTTVGWKGLINDPHLDGSYDINTGLRMARSLLLDLARDGMPTATELLDPVVPQYIADLISWTAIGARTTESQTHREMASGLSMPVGYKNGTDGSATIAINAMQSASSPHHFLGINCEGNASIVSTTGNPYGHLVLRGGNSGSNYHLEAVQEACSELAGAGLPDRLMVDCSHANSNKDYRRQGEVLRAVAAQVQKGSTHVMGVMLESHLVEGNQKISADRSSLTYGQSVTDACISIEATAELLAELAESVKKAGTPASGIPVA; from the coding sequence CACCACTCACGATCTGCATGTGGTGGATACCCTGCCACTGGTTTCACCGGCTTTGCTGCACGGGGATTTCCCAGCCGACGCCAAGGCCACTGAAACTGTCGCCACCGCCAGACAGCGCATCCAGGCCATTCTCCAGGGAGAGGACCACCGCTTGCTGGTGATCGTTGGCCCCTGTTCCGTGCACGACGTGGATGCGGCCCTTGACTACGCCCGCCGCCTCGCCCCCTTGAGGTCCCGTTATGCGGGGGAACTGGAGGTGGTGATGCGGGTTTATTTCGAGAAGCCTCGAACGACTGTGGGCTGGAAAGGATTGATCAACGATCCCCACCTCGATGGTTCCTACGACATCAATACCGGTTTGCGGATGGCGCGCTCTCTGCTTCTGGATCTCGCCAGAGACGGCATGCCCACTGCGACGGAATTGCTGGATCCAGTGGTGCCGCAGTACATCGCAGACTTGATCAGCTGGACTGCGATCGGTGCCCGCACCACAGAAAGTCAGACCCACAGAGAGATGGCCTCTGGTCTTTCGATGCCCGTGGGCTACAAGAACGGCACCGACGGCAGTGCCACCATCGCCATCAATGCGATGCAGTCAGCCTCCAGTCCCCATCATTTTCTGGGGATCAATTGCGAGGGGAATGCGTCCATCGTGAGCACCACCGGTAATCCCTATGGCCATTTGGTGTTGAGGGGAGGCAACAGCGGCAGTAACTACCACCTGGAGGCGGTTCAGGAGGCATGCTCGGAATTGGCTGGAGCTGGCCTCCCGGATCGTTTGATGGTCGACTGCAGTCATGCCAATTCCAACAAGGACTATCGCCGCCAGGGCGAAGTGCTCAGGGCTGTGGCTGCTCAAGTTCAGAAGGGATCAACCCATGTGATGGGTGTGATGTTGGAAAGTCATCTGGTGGAAGGCAATCAGAAAATCAGCGCTGATCGCTCCTCACTCACCTACGGACAGAGTGTTACTGATGCCTGCATCAGCATTGAAGCAACGGCTGAGTTGCTCGCTGAGCTGGCTGAATCCGTGAAGAAAGCTGGCACTCCTGCATCCGGGATTCCGGTGGCTTGA
- a CDS encoding RpoD/SigA family RNA polymerase sigma factor: MGIPLESEGVTQKVASSEPVLPTTGRRDSSARSRSTSSRSSRQSGRLATDSIGYYLSSIGRVPLLTAAEEIELAHHVQAMKELLDIAEEDRTPRQRHRIRMGKRARDRMMAANLRLVVSVAKKYQNQGLELLDLVQEGAIGLERAVDKFDPAMGYKFSTYAYWWIRQGMTRAIDNSARTIRLPIHISEKLSKMRRITRELSHRFGRQPNRLELASAMGIEPRDLEDLIAQSAPCASLDAHARGEEDRSTLGELIPDPNGAEPMEGMDRSIQKEHLGGWLSQLNEREQKILKLRFGLDGAEPLTLAEIGRQINVSRERVRQLEAKAILKLRVMTNHQQAA; this comes from the coding sequence ATGGGGATCCCTCTGGAATCTGAAGGAGTAACTCAAAAAGTTGCTTCATCAGAGCCTGTGTTGCCGACCACTGGTCGTCGTGACAGCAGTGCACGTTCACGCTCAACTTCCAGTCGCTCGTCACGTCAAAGCGGGCGCTTGGCCACTGATTCAATTGGTTATTACCTGAGCAGCATTGGACGAGTTCCACTGCTCACTGCAGCCGAAGAAATCGAGCTTGCTCATCATGTGCAAGCCATGAAGGAGCTACTCGATATTGCTGAGGAGGATCGCACTCCCAGGCAGCGTCACCGCATCCGCATGGGCAAGCGTGCCCGGGATCGGATGATGGCCGCCAACCTCCGCCTCGTGGTGAGCGTTGCCAAGAAATATCAGAACCAGGGCCTGGAGCTGCTCGATCTCGTTCAGGAAGGAGCCATCGGCCTGGAGCGGGCCGTCGACAAGTTCGACCCTGCCATGGGCTACAAATTTTCGACCTATGCCTACTGGTGGATTCGCCAGGGGATGACTCGCGCGATTGACAACAGCGCACGCACCATTCGCTTGCCGATTCACATCAGCGAAAAGCTCTCCAAGATGCGCCGCATCACGCGTGAGCTGTCTCACCGCTTCGGTCGGCAACCGAATCGACTGGAACTGGCAAGCGCGATGGGCATCGAACCGCGCGATCTCGAAGACCTCATTGCCCAAAGCGCGCCCTGCGCATCCCTGGATGCCCATGCCCGTGGCGAAGAAGATCGCAGCACGCTCGGTGAACTGATTCCAGATCCCAATGGTGCTGAGCCAATGGAGGGAATGGATCGCAGCATTCAGAAGGAGCACCTGGGCGGATGGCTCTCTCAGTTGAATGAGCGTGAGCAAAAAATCCTCAAATTGCGCTTCGGACTGGATGGAGCAGAACCACTGACGCTGGCTGAAATCGGCCGTCAAATCAATGTGTCGCGGGAACGGGTGCGGCAGCTGGAAGCCAAGGCCATCTTGAAGTTGCGTGTGATGACCAACCATCAGCAGGCGGCCTGA
- a CDS encoding MFS transporter, whose amino-acid sequence MASAYGNVSLTCPAAALQQPRVPTLLSAFLTLLNDRLSESIVFPLLPFLLASFNADGRTLGLLAGSYALAQFAATPLIGALSDRFGRRPVIATCVAGSVLGLGLFALTVSMDWPKGATLPLMLLFGARLIDGVSGGTAATAGAVLADITPEEQRARAFGLIGVAFGLGFIIGPFVGGQLARINVTVPIWVATGFALFNLLVVLGLLPETHPRSARQAMPRKRDLNPFAQIAKVIGNPAVGRLCLSFFLFFLAFNGFTAILVLYFKQRFNWGPELATTAFLIVGVVATVVQGGLIGPLVKQLGEWKLTLIGLGLVILGCLLIPSTSPQQAQIGVFSSVAILATGTGLVTPSLRSLVSRRLDSEGQGTALGSLQALQSLGSFLGPPLAGLSYDLLGQISPFVGSACLLIMVMLLVGGSPLPSRSQ is encoded by the coding sequence ATGGCCAGTGCCTATGGGAATGTGAGTCTCACCTGCCCAGCGGCTGCCTTGCAGCAACCACGTGTCCCCACTCTGCTCAGCGCCTTTCTGACGCTGCTCAATGACCGACTCAGCGAAAGCATCGTCTTCCCATTGCTGCCATTCCTACTGGCGAGCTTCAACGCCGATGGGCGCACACTAGGTCTGCTGGCCGGCAGCTACGCACTCGCGCAGTTTGCTGCCACACCACTGATCGGAGCCCTCAGTGATCGCTTCGGCCGCCGGCCCGTGATCGCCACCTGCGTTGCAGGCTCGGTACTGGGTCTGGGCCTGTTCGCCCTCACCGTGAGCATGGACTGGCCCAAGGGCGCCACTTTGCCGCTGATGCTGCTGTTCGGCGCTCGCCTCATCGATGGTGTGAGCGGCGGAACCGCAGCCACCGCTGGAGCAGTGCTGGCTGATATCACTCCGGAGGAACAACGGGCACGCGCTTTCGGCTTGATCGGGGTGGCCTTTGGTCTCGGCTTCATCATCGGACCGTTCGTGGGAGGACAACTAGCCCGCATCAACGTGACCGTGCCGATCTGGGTGGCCACCGGTTTCGCCCTGTTCAACCTGCTGGTGGTGCTGGGTTTGCTTCCAGAGACCCATCCCCGCTCGGCGCGCCAAGCCATGCCGCGCAAACGAGATCTCAACCCCTTCGCCCAGATCGCCAAGGTGATTGGCAACCCCGCTGTCGGGCGACTCTGTCTCAGCTTCTTCCTGTTCTTTCTGGCCTTCAACGGCTTCACCGCCATCCTGGTGCTCTATTTCAAACAGCGCTTCAACTGGGGACCAGAGCTCGCCACAACCGCCTTCCTGATTGTGGGCGTGGTGGCCACCGTGGTGCAGGGAGGCCTGATCGGTCCCCTCGTGAAACAACTCGGAGAATGGAAACTGACCCTGATCGGTCTGGGCTTGGTGATCCTTGGATGCCTGCTGATTCCCTCGACATCACCTCAACAGGCTCAGATCGGCGTGTTCAGTTCCGTGGCCATCCTCGCCACCGGAACAGGCCTGGTCACCCCGAGCCTGCGCAGTCTTGTGTCGCGCCGCCTCGACTCGGAGGGCCAGGGCACGGCATTGGGCAGCCTTCAGGCACTGCAGAGCCTGGGGAGTTTCCTGGGACCACCTCTGGCCGGACTCAGCTACGACCTGTTGGGACAGATCAGTCCCTTCGTTGGCAGTGCCTGTCTGCTGATCATGGTGATGCTGCTGGTGGGAGGCAGCCCGCTGCCCTCTAGGTCGCAATGA
- a CDS encoding anthranilate phosphoribosyltransferase family protein yields the protein MTSTVGSGRERFKQHLRKVGSGEHTSKGLSREEAADALALMLREEATPAQIGAFLIAHRIRRPEPQELTGMLDTYRSMGPVVHSPADQRRPLCFGMPFDGRTRTAPIYPLTSLVLVACGQPVVLQGGDRMPIKYGITAIDLFHLLDLNLGGLPLSTVQEGFNTHGFALIHQPDHFAIAETLIHYREELGKRPPVASLELLWTAHQGDHLLVSGFVHPPTESRAWEALRLAGETDLLTVKGLEGGTDLPIGRACITARVRDGQAERLILHPRDHGCHNADVEWSSESTWKSQALEALSNRGPLSEALRWNAGAYLWNAGLSDNLDSGIAMATTVLEQGRALDQLDQLRSLPSALCIR from the coding sequence TTGACAAGCACTGTCGGCAGCGGCCGCGAACGCTTCAAACAGCACCTACGCAAAGTCGGTAGCGGCGAACACACCAGCAAAGGCTTGAGTCGAGAGGAAGCTGCCGATGCTTTGGCACTCATGCTCAGAGAGGAGGCCACGCCGGCACAGATTGGCGCCTTCCTGATTGCGCACCGCATACGCCGGCCGGAGCCCCAAGAGCTCACCGGCATGCTCGACACCTATCGATCGATGGGGCCCGTTGTTCACAGCCCTGCCGATCAGAGAAGACCGCTCTGCTTCGGCATGCCATTTGACGGTCGGACCAGAACTGCGCCCATCTACCCACTCACCAGCCTTGTGCTGGTGGCTTGCGGTCAACCGGTCGTGCTGCAGGGGGGTGACCGCATGCCGATCAAATACGGCATCACAGCCATCGATCTGTTCCACCTTCTGGATCTGAATCTGGGTGGGCTGCCCCTGAGCACTGTTCAGGAAGGATTCAACACACATGGCTTCGCGCTCATTCATCAACCGGATCATTTCGCGATCGCGGAAACACTGATTCATTACCGGGAAGAACTGGGAAAACGGCCTCCCGTGGCCAGCCTCGAGCTCCTATGGACGGCCCACCAGGGAGACCACCTTCTGGTGAGTGGGTTTGTGCACCCACCAACCGAAAGCCGGGCCTGGGAAGCGCTCAGACTTGCAGGCGAAACCGACCTGCTAACTGTGAAAGGCCTGGAAGGAGGAACAGATCTTCCCATCGGTCGGGCCTGCATCACAGCCCGTGTCCGCGATGGTCAGGCTGAACGTCTGATCCTTCACCCCCGCGATCACGGATGCCACAACGCAGACGTGGAGTGGTCGTCGGAGAGCACCTGGAAGAGCCAGGCCCTCGAAGCGCTCAGCAACCGTGGTCCCCTCAGCGAAGCTCTGCGCTGGAACGCAGGTGCTTATCTCTGGAACGCTGGCCTGAGCGACAATCTCGACTCGGGCATTGCAATGGCCACCACCGTGCTCGAGCAAGGTCGAGCACTGGATCAGCTTGATCAGCTGCGCAGCTTGCCCAGTGCTTTGTGCATCCGATAG
- a CDS encoding GNAT family N-acetyltransferase produces the protein MVLRLIVPADEILLREIYADAIESQAPQLYSDQQVKSWAALAWLPGVLDQTLKQGSGWISGEDAAFAMRYPQDRLALLYCRGRAARQGHGKALLERLEADAIADGVRSLRTEASQFSRPLFERYGWSLVAPETITIAGVPFERYRMHKALGKLRS, from the coding sequence ATGGTCCTGCGTTTGATCGTTCCAGCTGACGAGATTCTTCTCCGGGAGATCTATGCCGATGCCATTGAGAGTCAGGCTCCACAGTTGTATTCGGATCAGCAGGTGAAGTCCTGGGCAGCACTCGCCTGGTTGCCGGGTGTGCTGGATCAAACCCTGAAGCAGGGTTCCGGCTGGATCAGTGGTGAGGATGCCGCTTTTGCGATGCGTTATCCGCAGGACCGGCTTGCTCTTCTGTATTGCCGGGGCCGTGCGGCACGTCAGGGCCACGGCAAAGCGCTCCTAGAGAGACTTGAAGCCGATGCGATCGCGGATGGCGTCAGATCCCTGCGCACCGAAGCCAGTCAGTTCAGTCGTCCGTTGTTCGAGCGCTATGGCTGGAGCCTGGTTGCCCCGGAAACGATCACGATCGCTGGAGTGCCCTTTGAGCGCTATCGGATGCACAAAGCACTGGGCAAGCTGCGCAGCTGA
- a CDS encoding diacylglycerol/polyprenol kinase family protein, with protein sequence MLSSLLIIGIWMLLVLSAALVSRKRWPEQRELSRKIVHIGTGPVVVLAWWLSIPASIAVPVAFTVTVITAINHRIQLLPAVEDVDRNSYGTVAYGLAISLLLLLFWPEQAVAVCSGVLVMAFADGLAGLVGRGMTSPSWTVWQQRKSVAGTVTMGLVTALVLLLLILISQSPLHPLRLIAVCALAVGLEQWGRWGIDNLTVPMAVGLSWMWMTV encoded by the coding sequence TTGCTCTCGTCCCTGCTGATCATCGGCATCTGGATGCTGCTGGTGCTCTCAGCAGCACTGGTCTCTCGGAAGCGATGGCCCGAACAACGAGAGCTCAGTCGCAAGATCGTGCACATCGGCACCGGTCCTGTCGTTGTCCTGGCCTGGTGGCTGTCAATTCCAGCATCGATTGCAGTGCCAGTGGCCTTCACCGTCACCGTGATCACCGCGATCAATCACCGCATCCAACTTCTACCTGCTGTTGAGGATGTCGACCGCAACAGCTACGGAACCGTGGCGTATGGACTAGCCATCAGCCTGCTGCTGCTGCTGTTCTGGCCCGAACAAGCGGTTGCGGTTTGCTCCGGAGTGCTGGTGATGGCCTTTGCCGATGGTCTGGCGGGCCTTGTGGGCCGTGGCATGACATCTCCCAGCTGGACCGTATGGCAACAGCGGAAATCCGTTGCTGGCACGGTCACGATGGGCTTGGTCACGGCATTGGTGTTGCTCCTGCTGATACTGATCAGCCAAAGTCCTCTGCATCCCCTGCGTCTGATCGCTGTTTGTGCTCTGGCCGTTGGCCTCGAGCAATGGGGCCGCTGGGGAATCGACAACCTCACTGTGCCGATGGCGGTGGGGCTGAGCTGGATGTGGATGACCGTTTGA